One window of Pseudacidobacterium ailaaui genomic DNA carries:
- the sixA gene encoding phosphohistidine phosphatase SixA: MNLYILRHASAGTRRKNPLLDVKRPLDKEGKQQCMLIASYLNALDVQFDLVASSPLKRALQTASLVGTEVGYDQKIQVTETLLPEAPITKFQEFIGGLEKYENVLLVGHNPNLPQFLGALIASPGRASIRLRKGAIARVDYTRRPGVLNWLVDPRILRGVYTRVTKRSLRKTSLK, encoded by the coding sequence ATGAACCTATATATTCTGCGTCATGCAAGCGCCGGAACACGGCGCAAAAACCCGCTTCTTGATGTAAAACGTCCACTGGACAAGGAAGGCAAACAGCAATGTATGCTGATTGCCAGTTATCTGAATGCGCTGGATGTACAGTTTGACCTGGTGGCCTCCAGCCCTCTGAAGCGCGCCTTGCAGACCGCATCGCTGGTTGGGACCGAGGTCGGTTATGACCAAAAAATTCAGGTGACAGAAACACTTCTGCCGGAAGCGCCAATTACCAAATTCCAGGAATTTATTGGCGGCCTTGAGAAGTACGAGAATGTGCTACTTGTAGGGCATAATCCTAATCTGCCGCAGTTTCTGGGTGCGTTGATCGCTTCTCCGGGACGGGCTAGCATTCGCCTGCGCAAGGGGGCCATTGCCAGGGTGGACTATACGCGCCGCCCCGGTGTCCTGAACTGGCTGGTAGATCCGCGGATCCTGCGGGGCGTTTATACCAGAGTGACAAAGAGGTCTTTGCGAAAGACCTCTTTAAAATAG
- the ppx gene encoding exopolyphosphatase: MQTFAAIDIGSNSCRLKIARVVQHKLKVLHEDREVTRLGSSVFETGLVSPEAMSATLNALKRFQRAVQMHGTDRVRAVATAAMRDARNARAFLAWVRDETGWEVEIISGLEEGRLIHRGVMSNEPGTSGRCLLIDVGGGSCEISLSENKRIKETMSVPLGAVRLTQEFLHSDPPSQEDIARLKQFIARELRRAERRVRPTRVQTVIATSGTAAALSEAGRATTKSRTDGLKKITSTQSIRRLAEKLTKMNNAERMGVPGIGPRRSEIIVAGAHVFAELLEAYSLPGFRYSPMGLRDGILAQMLAEQDPRALAHRQFERERWEAVLEICRKYGVDPRQAEPVRHHAVQLFHDLNSIHRLPKEYLTWLEAAAMLRDIGKFLNYQGYHRHAQYIIANSEMFGFTPVQRTITSAIARYLGKSRPESTGRTMRQVPAEEHEHVRRAVVLLRLAVALNQDRASDVLRVKVQVYPKQVVLQIYPGPTGAELEMWSLRKEAAYFKEVFRKDLFVTLV; the protein is encoded by the coding sequence ATGCAGACATTTGCTGCGATTGATATCGGGTCCAACTCCTGCCGCCTTAAAATCGCGCGCGTTGTACAGCATAAACTTAAGGTCCTGCATGAGGACCGTGAAGTCACCCGGCTTGGTAGCAGCGTCTTTGAGACTGGGCTGGTCTCCCCGGAAGCCATGTCCGCCACCCTGAACGCCCTGAAACGGTTTCAGCGCGCGGTACAGATGCACGGCACAGACCGGGTCCGGGCAGTGGCCACGGCAGCGATGCGCGATGCGAGAAACGCACGTGCCTTTCTCGCCTGGGTGCGCGATGAAACGGGATGGGAGGTAGAAATTATCTCCGGACTGGAGGAGGGCCGCCTGATCCATCGCGGCGTTATGAGCAATGAGCCTGGGACCTCTGGCCGCTGTTTGCTGATTGATGTTGGTGGTGGAAGCTGTGAGATCTCGCTTTCTGAAAACAAGCGGATCAAGGAGACCATGAGTGTGCCTTTAGGTGCGGTCCGACTTACGCAGGAGTTTCTGCACAGTGACCCGCCCTCACAAGAAGACATTGCTCGTCTTAAGCAATTCATTGCACGGGAGTTACGTCGTGCCGAGCGACGGGTTCGCCCCACGCGGGTGCAGACGGTGATTGCCACGTCCGGGACTGCCGCGGCGCTTTCAGAGGCTGGACGGGCGACCACAAAAAGCCGTACCGATGGCCTTAAAAAAATCACCTCAACTCAAAGCATTCGCCGGCTTGCCGAAAAGCTGACGAAGATGAACAATGCGGAACGCATGGGTGTTCCGGGGATTGGACCTCGCCGCTCTGAAATCATTGTTGCCGGGGCCCATGTTTTTGCGGAACTGCTTGAGGCCTATTCTTTGCCAGGATTCCGTTACTCTCCCATGGGCCTTCGTGATGGCATCCTGGCCCAGATGCTCGCTGAGCAGGACCCGCGCGCGCTTGCCCATAGACAGTTCGAGCGCGAGCGCTGGGAAGCGGTCTTGGAAATCTGCCGTAAGTATGGAGTAGACCCAAGGCAGGCAGAACCGGTACGCCATCACGCCGTACAGCTATTTCATGATCTCAACTCGATCCACAGATTACCGAAAGAGTATCTTACTTGGCTTGAGGCTGCGGCGATGCTGCGCGACATTGGCAAATTCCTGAATTATCAGGGATATCACCGCCATGCGCAGTACATCATCGCCAATTCTGAGATGTTCGGTTTCACTCCTGTACAGCGGACGATCACTTCGGCCATTGCCCGCTATTTAGGGAAAAGCCGTCCGGAATCCACAGGTCGCACGATGCGGCAAGTGCCGGCGGAAGAACATGAGCATGTGCGGCGGGCTGTGGTCTTGCTGCGTCTGGCTGTGGCGCTCAACCAGGACCGTGCCAGCGATGTCCTGAGGGTGAAGGTGCAAGTCTATCCCAAACAAGTAGTGCTGCAGATTTATCCCGGCCCCACCGGTGCAGAGCTGGAAATGTGGTCTTTACGCAAAGAAGCGGCCTATTTTAAAGAGGTCTTTCGCAAAGACCTCTTTGTCACTCTGGTATAA
- a CDS encoding prolyl oligopeptidase family serine peptidase, whose amino-acid sequence MMNLARCASVWFALTATIFAQSFSLEQVMSAPFNSQLTAAPSRVGFAWVSDELGHRNLWAAWKNGSGFAVKQLTQYTQDDGQEISGLTWTPDGESVIYVRGGDSEFPEKPAPNPALIPEGVEQQIWMVSARGGAPRELAEGAAPAVSPSGDMVAYVLKGQIWAVSLKETNAKPEQLLHTRGRASSLLWSPDGKYLAFVSHRGDHDFIGVYVRETKTLRYLDPGTDHDGYPVWSPDSKQVGFVRVPYNKKEEIFAPVRTGYPWSIRVGDVATGKGREIWRAQNGMGSVFHETESQHQLFWTAQHSIVFPWERDGWLHLYAVAETGGDARLLTPGEFEVDAVTGSPDGRRILYSSNQGDIDRRHIWKIDIASGEVTQLTHGEGIETFPASGSDNQTIVALRADANVPIRPAELGPNGTLRDLAPQMIPTDFPAGSLVVPQQVIFSAADGLRIHGQLFLPRNVEDGRRHPAVIFFHGGSRRQMLLGWHYMQYYSNAYAMNQYLASRGYIVLSVNYRSGIGYGEEFREALNYGATGASEFNDVLGAGLYLRGRADVDASHIGVWGGSYGGYLTALALARASDLFAAGVDLHGVHDWNLELGNWLPAYDPAADPEAARTAWNSSPMASLSTWHSPVLLIQGDDDRNVQFSQTVQLAAALRNQKVDVEELVFPDEIHDFLLHRDWVAAYAAGAEFFGRHLK is encoded by the coding sequence ATGATGAACCTCGCCAGATGTGCCAGTGTATGGTTTGCTCTTACAGCCACAATTTTTGCCCAAAGCTTCAGTCTGGAACAGGTGATGAGTGCACCTTTCAACTCACAATTGACCGCGGCCCCCTCTCGCGTGGGATTTGCTTGGGTCAGTGATGAGCTTGGACACCGGAATTTATGGGCCGCTTGGAAGAACGGCAGCGGTTTTGCGGTAAAACAACTGACGCAATACACCCAGGATGATGGTCAGGAAATCAGCGGACTGACATGGACCCCAGATGGAGAATCAGTCATTTATGTACGCGGAGGAGATTCTGAATTTCCGGAAAAGCCGGCACCCAATCCGGCACTTATTCCGGAAGGGGTGGAGCAGCAGATCTGGATGGTCTCTGCGCGGGGAGGTGCTCCCCGTGAGCTGGCAGAAGGGGCCGCGCCTGCTGTCTCGCCTTCTGGCGATATGGTGGCTTATGTACTCAAAGGACAGATCTGGGCCGTCTCCTTGAAGGAAACCAATGCAAAGCCAGAGCAATTGCTGCATACGCGGGGAAGAGCATCGTCGCTGCTTTGGTCTCCGGACGGGAAATATCTGGCATTTGTAAGCCATCGTGGAGACCACGACTTTATTGGCGTGTATGTGCGAGAAACGAAGACGCTGCGCTATCTCGACCCAGGCACCGATCATGATGGATATCCGGTTTGGTCGCCGGACAGCAAACAGGTCGGGTTCGTTCGCGTTCCCTACAACAAAAAAGAAGAGATTTTTGCCCCAGTGCGGACGGGATATCCGTGGTCCATCCGCGTGGGCGATGTTGCAACAGGCAAAGGCCGCGAAATATGGCGTGCACAGAATGGCATGGGCAGCGTCTTTCACGAGACTGAGAGCCAGCACCAGCTTTTCTGGACGGCCCAACATTCGATTGTCTTTCCCTGGGAGCGCGACGGATGGCTGCACCTTTATGCGGTCGCAGAGACTGGAGGAGATGCCAGGCTGCTGACTCCGGGTGAATTTGAAGTCGATGCCGTCACCGGCAGTCCTGACGGAAGGCGCATTCTTTATTCTTCCAACCAGGGCGATATTGACCGCAGACATATTTGGAAGATAGACATCGCGTCAGGTGAGGTCACGCAATTGACGCATGGCGAGGGCATCGAGACGTTTCCTGCGTCCGGCAGCGACAATCAGACGATTGTCGCACTGCGGGCGGATGCGAATGTGCCGATTCGTCCCGCCGAGCTGGGACCCAATGGAACACTACGCGATCTTGCTCCCCAGATGATCCCGACTGATTTTCCAGCAGGAAGTCTGGTGGTTCCACAACAGGTCATCTTTTCTGCCGCCGATGGGCTGCGCATACACGGACAGTTGTTTCTGCCCCGAAATGTTGAGGATGGAAGACGCCACCCGGCGGTGATCTTCTTTCACGGAGGTTCACGCCGCCAGATGCTTCTGGGCTGGCACTACATGCAGTACTACTCGAATGCTTATGCAATGAACCAATATCTGGCCAGTCGCGGCTACATTGTCCTTTCCGTGAATTACCGCAGCGGCATCGGATATGGCGAGGAATTTCGCGAGGCCTTAAATTATGGGGCCACGGGGGCCAGCGAATTTAACGATGTCCTGGGTGCAGGCCTGTACCTTCGCGGACGTGCTGACGTAGATGCATCCCATATTGGAGTATGGGGCGGAAGCTATGGCGGTTATCTGACCGCACTTGCGCTGGCCCGCGCGTCTGACCTCTTTGCTGCCGGAGTGGACCTGCATGGGGTCCATGATTGGAATCTGGAGCTGGGAAACTGGCTCCCGGCCTATGATCCAGCAGCCGACCCCGAGGCTGCACGCACAGCCTGGAATTCTTCGCCAATGGCTTCGTTGAGCACCTGGCATTCGCCTGTACTGCTGATTCAGGGCGATGATGATCGCAATGTCCAGTTCTCGCAGACCGTTCAGTTGGCAGCAGCGCTGCGCAACCAGAAAGTAGATGTGGAAGAATTGGTCTTCCCCGACGAGATTCATGATTTTCTGTTGCATCGCGACTGGGTTGCCGCTTACGCAGCAGGAGCCGAATTTTTTGGGAGGCATTTGAAGTAG
- the acs gene encoding acetate--CoA ligase yields MASSATSSNPHLDSILRENRVFPPPAEFAAKAHVKSLAEYEQIYRRSVEDPEGFWADAARELHWFQPWNKVLEWNQPWAKWFVGGKTNLCYNCVDRHVLGGKQDKVAILWEGEPGEVRRITFGELHAEVQRFANVLKGLGIQKGDRVAVYMGMTPELAIAILACARIGAVHSVIFGGFAAHAIVDRVNDAQCTAIITQDTSFRRGAEVRLKATVDEALAHCPSVKNVVVLKRSGSEVSMKPGRDHWWHELIAQAAADCPAEELDSEDPLYILYTSGTTGKPKGLVHTTGGYAVQTYLTSKYIFDLRDEDIYWCSADIGWVTGHSYVVYGILQNGVTTLMYEGAPNFPAPDRFWKIIDDHKVTVFYTAPTAIRAFMKWGDQYPQKHRLDSLRLLGTVGEPINPEAWMWYREVIGKGRCPIVDTWWQTETGGIMIAPIPGAVPTKPGSATRPFFGIVPEVVAKDGSPVPAGHGGLLIIRRPWPSMARTIFNDPDRYVNAYWSEVPGAYFTGDGARVDEDGCFWLMGRVDDVLNVSGHRLGTMEVESALVAHPKVAEAAVVGRPDDLKGQAVAAFVTLESGHQPSRELKEELRAWVAKEIGALAKPDDIRFTDQLPKTRSGKIMRRLLRELATNGEIKGDTTTLEDFSVIARLREQDE; encoded by the coding sequence ATGGCGTCTTCGGCTACCAGTTCCAATCCGCATCTTGATTCCATTCTGCGCGAAAATCGCGTCTTTCCTCCTCCAGCGGAATTTGCCGCAAAGGCCCATGTGAAAAGCCTTGCGGAATATGAACAGATCTACCGGCGCTCGGTGGAGGACCCAGAGGGCTTCTGGGCCGATGCTGCACGCGAGCTGCATTGGTTCCAGCCATGGAACAAGGTGCTTGAGTGGAACCAACCCTGGGCCAAATGGTTTGTTGGCGGTAAAACCAACCTTTGCTACAACTGTGTGGACCGTCATGTTCTCGGTGGGAAACAAGACAAAGTCGCCATTCTGTGGGAGGGAGAGCCTGGAGAAGTCCGCAGAATTACATTTGGCGAACTCCATGCCGAGGTGCAGCGCTTCGCCAATGTTCTGAAAGGTCTTGGTATTCAGAAGGGTGACCGCGTCGCAGTCTATATGGGAATGACCCCAGAGCTGGCGATAGCCATTCTTGCCTGTGCGCGCATTGGCGCTGTCCACTCGGTCATCTTTGGAGGGTTTGCGGCACACGCGATCGTGGACCGCGTGAACGATGCCCAGTGTACAGCCATCATTACGCAGGACACGTCCTTCCGCCGCGGTGCAGAAGTCAGGCTGAAAGCCACTGTAGACGAGGCCCTGGCCCACTGCCCTTCGGTAAAGAATGTTGTGGTTCTGAAACGTTCTGGCTCTGAAGTCAGTATGAAACCGGGGCGTGACCACTGGTGGCATGAGCTCATCGCCCAAGCCGCCGCGGATTGCCCTGCGGAAGAACTGGACTCTGAAGACCCGCTTTATATCCTCTACACCTCAGGGACCACAGGAAAGCCAAAAGGCCTGGTCCACACTACTGGCGGATACGCTGTGCAGACCTATCTGACCAGCAAATACATCTTTGATTTGCGGGACGAGGATATCTACTGGTGCTCGGCGGACATTGGATGGGTGACAGGTCATTCCTATGTGGTCTATGGAATCCTGCAGAACGGTGTGACCACGCTCATGTATGAAGGAGCACCGAACTTCCCTGCCCCTGACCGTTTCTGGAAGATCATTGATGACCATAAGGTCACCGTGTTTTACACAGCACCGACCGCAATCCGCGCATTCATGAAATGGGGAGACCAGTACCCGCAAAAGCACCGTCTTGATTCGCTGCGGCTGCTGGGCACGGTCGGAGAGCCCATCAATCCTGAAGCATGGATGTGGTATCGAGAGGTCATTGGCAAGGGCCGGTGTCCCATAGTGGACACCTGGTGGCAGACCGAAACCGGGGGCATCATGATTGCCCCCATCCCCGGCGCTGTTCCCACCAAGCCTGGTTCCGCAACAAGGCCTTTCTTTGGCATCGTGCCGGAAGTTGTAGCCAAAGATGGCAGTCCTGTTCCTGCCGGGCATGGTGGCCTTTTGATCATTCGCAGACCCTGGCCATCGATGGCCCGAACAATCTTTAATGATCCGGACCGGTATGTGAATGCCTACTGGTCAGAGGTCCCTGGTGCATACTTCACCGGCGACGGGGCCCGCGTGGATGAAGATGGCTGCTTCTGGCTGATGGGGCGCGTGGACGATGTCTTGAACGTAAGCGGACATCGCCTGGGGACCATGGAGGTTGAGTCTGCGCTCGTCGCACATCCCAAAGTGGCCGAAGCCGCAGTGGTTGGCCGTCCTGATGATTTGAAAGGGCAGGCCGTTGCCGCTTTCGTGACCCTCGAAAGCGGCCATCAGCCATCTCGTGAGTTGAAGGAAGAGCTTCGCGCATGGGTGGCAAAGGAGATTGGCGCGCTGGCAAAACCGGACGACATCCGCTTTACCGACCAGTTACCGAAAACACGATCTGGCAAAATCATGAGGCGGCTGTTAAGGGAGCTTGCCACCAATGGGGAAATTAAAGGCGACACCACCACGCTGGAGGACTTCAGCGTGATCGCCAGATTGCGGGAACAGGACGAGTAG
- a CDS encoding sodium:solute symporter family protein — MDLTLIDWLIMLLYFTFVLGIGFALKRFMRTSKDFFQAGRSLPAWICGLAFISANLGAQEVIGMGASGAKYGIATSHFYWIGAIPAMIFVGVFMMPFYYGSKARSVPEFLRLRFDEKTRAYNACSFAVMTVFSSGISMYAMARLIQTLHVFDSLFIRLNMPVEWIFHFAIFVSAVIVLGYIFAGGLTSAIYNEVLQFFLIVAGFLPLVWVGLKNVGGWSGLKAALPAAYTHSWHGMTNPHNNPLGVEWFGLAAGLGFVLSFGYWCTDFLVIQTAMASDSEESARRVPLIAAIPKMFFPFLVILPGLIAIATPAVTQHAMMQPISSGTTVASSASADLAQSSKGLIPAKVNPVTGKVMTDEHGNPVLDYDLAIPNMLLHYFPTGILGLGLTALLASFMSGMAGNVTAFNTVWTYDLYQSYINKNAPDSHYLKVGRWTTVVGILISIGTAYIATSFNNIMDTLQLVFSFVNAPLFATFLLGMFWKRTTGHGAFTGLVSGTIAAVLHHGLTLPVTAHPGIHGGWIAIVHTYPSEMAQNFWTAIWAFSTNFVLTVVVSLMTKPRPEPELVGLVYSLTPKPVEHHMAWYARPKVIAVGLVALLVALNLIFR; from the coding sequence GTGGACCTGACACTCATCGACTGGCTCATCATGCTGCTTTATTTCACGTTTGTGCTGGGCATTGGCTTTGCACTGAAACGGTTCATGCGCACGAGCAAGGACTTTTTCCAGGCGGGCCGCTCACTGCCTGCGTGGATTTGCGGACTGGCCTTCATCTCAGCCAATCTTGGCGCACAGGAAGTCATTGGCATGGGGGCCTCGGGGGCCAAATATGGCATTGCCACGAGCCACTTTTATTGGATTGGCGCCATACCGGCGATGATTTTTGTCGGCGTCTTTATGATGCCGTTTTATTACGGATCCAAGGCACGGTCTGTCCCAGAATTTCTCCGGCTGCGTTTTGATGAAAAAACACGCGCCTACAATGCCTGCTCCTTCGCCGTCATGACGGTCTTTTCCTCCGGCATTTCAATGTATGCCATGGCGCGGCTGATTCAGACCCTGCACGTTTTCGATTCGCTCTTCATCCGGCTCAACATGCCCGTGGAGTGGATCTTCCACTTCGCCATTTTTGTTTCGGCAGTCATTGTGCTTGGATACATTTTTGCCGGCGGCCTGACCAGCGCCATCTACAACGAGGTGCTGCAGTTTTTTCTGATTGTGGCCGGGTTTCTTCCCCTGGTATGGGTGGGACTCAAAAATGTTGGCGGCTGGAGCGGACTGAAGGCGGCCCTGCCCGCTGCCTACACGCACTCCTGGCATGGCATGACCAATCCTCACAATAATCCTTTGGGCGTAGAGTGGTTTGGTCTGGCAGCAGGACTGGGCTTCGTACTGTCGTTTGGATACTGGTGTACGGACTTTCTTGTGATCCAGACCGCAATGGCTTCTGATTCGGAGGAATCGGCCCGTCGCGTTCCGCTCATTGCTGCGATTCCCAAGATGTTCTTTCCATTTCTTGTCATTCTGCCCGGATTAATTGCAATCGCTACCCCGGCCGTTACGCAACATGCGATGATGCAGCCAATCTCCTCGGGAACGACGGTCGCGAGCAGCGCTTCTGCAGATCTGGCCCAATCCAGCAAAGGACTGATTCCGGCCAAGGTCAATCCGGTCACAGGGAAAGTGATGACCGACGAGCACGGAAATCCCGTCCTGGATTACGATCTTGCCATTCCGAACATGCTGCTGCATTACTTCCCGACAGGCATTCTTGGTCTCGGTTTGACGGCGCTGCTGGCCAGCTTCATGTCCGGCATGGCAGGCAACGTGACCGCTTTCAATACGGTCTGGACCTATGACCTGTATCAGTCTTACATCAACAAAAATGCGCCAGATTCGCACTACCTGAAAGTGGGCCGTTGGACGACGGTGGTCGGCATCCTCATATCCATTGGGACGGCCTATATTGCCACGTCGTTCAACAACATCATGGATACGCTCCAGCTGGTGTTCTCTTTTGTGAATGCCCCTCTGTTTGCCACGTTTTTGCTGGGCATGTTCTGGAAGCGGACCACGGGCCATGGGGCATTTACAGGGTTGGTGAGTGGCACAATTGCCGCTGTTCTCCATCATGGGCTGACCCTGCCGGTCACAGCGCACCCGGGCATTCATGGTGGATGGATTGCGATTGTGCACACCTATCCGAGCGAAATGGCACAGAACTTCTGGACGGCCATCTGGGCATTTTCCACGAATTTTGTTCTTACCGTGGTCGTCAGCCTGATGACGAAGCCGCGGCCAGAGCCGGAACTGGTGGGCCTGGTCTATTCCCTGACCCCCAAGCCGGTGGAACATCATATGGCCTGGTATGCGCGCCCCAAGGTGATTGCCGTAGGCCTGGTAGCTTTACTGGTCGCGTTAAATTTGATTTTCCGTTAG
- a CDS encoding MATE family efflux transporter, giving the protein MPVLFEETKIGRELRELMALAVPVVLSELGWMSMSIVDTIMVGRLSAEAIGAVGMGNAVYYAPALFGIGVLLGLDTLVSQAYGRGDFDECHRWLSQGVYLAIGFTPVLMLLLWAAPLAFPYLHVNPVVSGQSADYLRILNWGTLPLLLYAAFRRYLQGVKRVKPVSFALISANLINWGGNWALIYGHLGCPAMGVRGSALSTCLARVYMAAVLIVAAWKNEAERGHNLFAHWPGVSRRRVRALMKLGTPAAAQIVMEVGAFGAATVMASRLTPVALAAHQIALNCASFTYMVPLGTSAAAAVAVGHAVGAGNAPRARRAGWLALAVGVAFMACAAMVFIFAPHLVLDIYTNQEVVVGTGVRLLAMAAAFQVFDGIQTIATGALRGLGETRATMVANFCGYWLFGLPLGYFLCFSQGKGILGLWTGLTLALVLIAIVLLFQWSRQSGRLAQAA; this is encoded by the coding sequence GTGCCGGTCCTGTTTGAGGAAACAAAAATCGGGCGAGAGTTACGCGAGCTGATGGCCCTGGCCGTGCCCGTTGTCTTGTCGGAGCTTGGCTGGATGTCCATGTCCATTGTGGACACCATCATGGTGGGCCGCCTCAGCGCGGAGGCCATCGGGGCCGTTGGCATGGGCAATGCGGTCTATTATGCTCCGGCGCTTTTTGGAATTGGTGTACTGCTTGGGCTGGACACGCTGGTTTCCCAGGCCTATGGCCGCGGCGACTTTGATGAGTGCCATCGCTGGCTCTCGCAGGGCGTGTATCTGGCCATCGGATTTACACCTGTCCTGATGCTGCTGCTTTGGGCCGCGCCCCTGGCCTTTCCTTATTTGCATGTAAACCCCGTCGTCAGCGGGCAAAGCGCGGATTATCTGCGAATCCTCAACTGGGGAACCTTGCCGCTGCTGCTTTACGCGGCCTTCCGTCGTTATCTGCAGGGCGTGAAGCGGGTCAAGCCGGTGAGTTTTGCCCTGATTTCGGCAAACCTCATTAACTGGGGCGGAAACTGGGCTTTGATTTACGGACACCTGGGATGTCCTGCTATGGGGGTCCGTGGATCAGCACTCTCAACCTGTCTGGCCCGTGTCTATATGGCTGCGGTGCTCATTGTTGCCGCATGGAAAAATGAAGCCGAACGTGGGCACAATCTGTTCGCACACTGGCCGGGAGTGTCACGTCGCCGTGTTCGCGCTCTGATGAAACTCGGAACACCTGCTGCGGCGCAGATTGTGATGGAAGTCGGGGCCTTTGGCGCTGCTACCGTGATGGCCAGCAGGTTGACCCCTGTTGCTTTGGCCGCACATCAGATTGCACTCAACTGCGCTTCATTCACCTATATGGTCCCTCTGGGAACATCGGCTGCGGCCGCCGTTGCCGTTGGACATGCTGTTGGAGCAGGCAACGCTCCGCGCGCCCGGCGGGCAGGATGGCTGGCGCTTGCCGTGGGAGTGGCTTTCATGGCGTGTGCAGCCATGGTCTTCATTTTTGCCCCGCATCTGGTACTCGACATCTATACCAACCAGGAAGTGGTGGTGGGCACCGGAGTGCGTCTTCTGGCCATGGCCGCGGCGTTTCAGGTCTTTGATGGGATCCAGACCATTGCCACAGGCGCACTGCGCGGGCTGGGAGAGACACGCGCCACAATGGTGGCAAATTTTTGCGGTTATTGGCTTTTTGGCCTACCCCTGGGGTATTTTCTGTGCTTCTCCCAAGGGAAAGGCATCCTGGGTTTGTGGACGGGCCTGACGCTTGCGCTGGTGTTGATCGCAATCGTTCTCTTATTCCAGTGGTCGCGCCAGTCCGGAAGACTGGCGCAGGCTGCCTGA
- a CDS encoding UDP-glucuronic acid decarboxylase family protein: protein MRILITGAAGFLGSHLTDALLAEGHSVVGIDNLCTGSLENLSHLTKEPRFEFREHDICQPFDFGRVDYVFNFASPASPQDYLRLGVETLDAGSTGTRNALEYAQKYQARFLHASTSECYGDPAVHPQTEDYWGNVNPVGPRSVYDEAKRFSEALVMAYHRYRKADTRIVRIFNTYGPRLKPSDGRVISNFLIQALRGEDITVYGDGSQSRSFCYVSDEIEGILRLSQSEVHSPINIGNPKEWTILDCAKAVLRITGSTSRIIHRPLPEDDPAQRKPDISRAKELLGWEPRIDLETGLKLCLEYFRKSLALPAVTDSVTLS from the coding sequence ATGCGAATTCTTATTACTGGCGCAGCAGGCTTTCTGGGCTCTCATTTGACGGATGCTCTTTTAGCAGAAGGACATTCCGTCGTTGGCATCGACAACCTCTGCACTGGATCGCTGGAGAACCTCAGCCACCTCACGAAGGAGCCGCGCTTCGAGTTCCGCGAGCATGATATTTGCCAACCGTTTGACTTTGGCAGAGTCGATTATGTGTTTAACTTTGCCTCTCCGGCCAGCCCGCAGGACTATTTGCGACTGGGTGTGGAAACGCTGGATGCCGGCTCGACGGGGACCCGCAATGCGCTTGAGTATGCGCAGAAATATCAGGCCCGATTTCTCCATGCTTCTACCTCGGAATGCTATGGCGACCCTGCGGTCCATCCGCAGACAGAGGACTATTGGGGAAACGTAAACCCTGTTGGTCCGCGCTCTGTATATGATGAAGCCAAACGCTTCTCTGAAGCGCTGGTCATGGCCTACCATCGCTACCGTAAAGCTGATACTCGTATCGTGCGCATCTTCAATACATATGGGCCGCGTCTGAAACCGAGTGATGGACGGGTGATTTCCAACTTTCTGATACAGGCCCTGCGCGGCGAAGACATCACCGTCTACGGAGACGGATCACAGTCCCGCAGCTTCTGTTATGTCTCTGATGAGATCGAAGGCATTCTTCGTCTTTCGCAGTCTGAGGTACACTCGCCCATCAATATCGGCAACCCTAAGGAATGGACAATCCTCGATTGCGCCAAGGCCGTACTTCGAATCACCGGTTCGACCAGCAGGATCATCCACCGTCCCCTTCCTGAGGATGACCCAGCGCAGCGGAAGCCTGATATCTCGCGCGCCAAGGAACTCCTGGGATGGGAGCCCCGAATCGACCTGGAGACCGGCCTGAAGCTATGTCTGGAATATTTCCGTAAAAGTTTGGCCTTGCCCGCTGTCACAGACTCAGTTACCCTGTCCTGA
- a CDS encoding response regulator — protein sequence MSSTILLLDDDPVQAATRKAILASAGNAVVVTRDPKEALALLENPERRDQFGFVITDHFMPAMHGPRFVSELRKIHPTVPVLVLSGMPGVEEEYKGLNVLCRVKPFAPTDLIQLTRSILGTEERLSRTA from the coding sequence ATGTCCTCAACAATTCTTCTGCTGGATGATGATCCTGTTCAGGCCGCAACCAGAAAGGCCATCCTCGCCAGCGCCGGGAATGCAGTGGTCGTTACAAGAGACCCGAAAGAGGCTTTAGCACTGCTGGAAAATCCAGAGCGGCGCGATCAGTTCGGATTCGTCATAACCGACCACTTTATGCCCGCAATGCACGGGCCACGGTTTGTTTCTGAACTCCGCAAAATTCACCCTACAGTCCCCGTCCTTGTATTGAGCGGAATGCCGGGCGTAGAAGAAGAATATAAAGGGTTGAATGTGCTTTGCCGCGTGAAGCCTTTTGCCCCCACGGACTTGATTCAGCTCACCCGTTCCATTCTGGGAACAGAAGAACGCCTCAGTCGCACCGCCTGA